The DNA region CGCCAACCCCGACTCCATGCGGGCCGCGCTGGCCGCGACCGTCGCGATCGCCGGGCAGCGGCGCCGCTGGGCGGTGCTGGGCGAGATGCGGGAACTCGGCGAGTCGTCACAGGCGGAGCACGAGGCGCTCGGCAGGCTGGTCGCCGACATGGACATCTCCCGGCTCGTCGTCGTGGGCGAGGGGGCGCGGCCGACGTTGGCCGGCGCGCTCGACGGCCGGTCGTGGTCGGCGCCGCCGGCCTTCGTCGCCGACGTCGCCGGCGCCGTGGACCTGCTGCGGGCCGAACTCGCGCCCGCCGACGTCGTGCTGGTCAAGGCCTCCCGCGCGGCCGGCCTGGAACGCGTCGCCGAAGCACTGCTCGAGGTGTCGGCGTGAGGGGGGTCCTGGTCGCGTCCGCCGTGGCGTTGGTGTTCTCGTTGCTGGGGACGCCGATCGCTATCCGGATGCTGGTCCGGCGCGGGTACGGTCAGTTGATCCGCGACGACGGCCCGACGACCCACCAGACCAAGCGCGGCACGCCCACGATGGGCGGCTCGGTGATCATCATCGCCGTGCTGGCCGGCTACGCCGCGGCGCACCTCGTGCTGCGCAACCACGAACCCACGTTGTCCGGCGTGCTGGTTCTGTACCTGATGACGGGGCTGGGCATCGTCGGCTTCCTCGACGACTACATCAAGGTCAGCAAGCAGCGCAGCCTCGGCCTGCGGGCCAAGGCGAAGCTGGCCGGCCAGTCGGTGGTCGCGCTCTCGTTCGCCGGGCTGGCGATCGCCCACAAGGACGTCAAGGGCCTGTCGGTGGCCTCCACCGACATCTCGTTCATCCGCGACACCAGCTTCGGGCTCGGCGTCGCGGGGTTCATCGTGTGGGCCTACATCATGATCGCGGCCACCTCGAACGGCGTGAACCTGACCGACGGCCTCGACGGCCTGGCCACCGGCGCCTCGGCGATGGTGTTCGGCGCATACGTGTTCATCGGAATCTGGCAGTCCGGCAACAGCTGCGACTCGACGGCCGCGCCCCGGCGCCTCGGCCTGTGCTACTCGGTGCCCAACGCTCTGGACCTGGGGATCATCGCGGCCGCGTTGATGGGCGCCTGCTTCGGTTTCCTGTGGTGGAACGCCTCGCCGGCCAAGATCTTCATGGGCGACACCGGGTCGCTGGCCCTGGGCGGCGCGCTGGCCGGGTTGGCAATCACCACCCGCACGGAACTGCTGCTGCTGATGCTCGGCGGGCTGTTCGTGCTGATCACGCTGTCGGTGATCGTCCAGGTCGGGTTCTTCAAGATGACCAAACGCCGGGTGTTCCGGATGGCGCCGTTGCAGCACCACTTCGAGCTCGCCGGGTGGAACGAGGTCACGATCGTGATCCGTTTCTGGATCATCGCCGGGCTGTTCGTCGCCGGTGGCATCGGCGTCTTCTACGCCGAGTGGCTGTCCGGCACGTGAGCGAGTTGCCCGAGCTGGGTCGGGATTCCGACTGGTCCGGCGTGCACGCGGTGGTGGCCGGGATCGGGGTGTCCGGGTTCGCGGCGGCCGATGCGTTGCTGGGCCTGGGTGCGCGGGTCACCGTCATCGACGGCAGGTCCGGCGTCGTCGAGGCCGAACGGGCCGCGGTGCTGGAGGCGCTCGGGGCGCAGGTCCGGCTCGGCGACGGCGACACGTTGCCGGGCGCCGCGGACGTGGTGGTCACGTCGCCGGGCTGGCGGCCGCAGTCACCGCTGTTCGTGGCGGCGGCCGCGGGCGGGGTGCCGATCTGGGGCGAGGTCGAGCTGGCCTGGCGGTTGCGGCCGACGCGCGGGGCCGCGGCCTGGCTGGCCGTCACCGGGACCAACGGCAAGACCACGACGGTCCGCATGCTGACCTCGATCCTCACCGCGGCCGGGCTGCGCGCCGTGGCCGCCGGGAACGTCGGCACCCCGCTGCTCGAGGTCGTGATGGCCGAGCCGCGCTACGACGTGCTGGCCGTCGAGCTCTCCAGCTTCCAACTGCACTGGTCCAGCTCGCTGGCGATGCACTCGGCCGCCGTGTTGAACATCGCGCCGGATCACGTCGACTGGCACGGCGATCTGGACGCCTACGCCGCGGCGAAGGGGAACATCTACCGCGGGGTCTCGGGGGCCTGCGTCTACAACGTCGCCGACCCGCGCACCGAGCAACTGGTCCGGGACGCCTCGGTCACCGAAGGTGCTCGGGCGGTCGGGTTCACTCTTGGCGCCCCGGGCCCGGGCCAACTCGGCGTGGTCGAGGACCTGCTCGTCGACCGGGCCTTCGGCGGCAGCGACCGCGGCACCGCGGTGGAGCTCGCGACGACCGCCGACGTGGTTCCGTTGGCCCCGCACAACGTGGAGAACGCGCTTGCTGCGGCCGCCCTGGCCCGCTCGTTCGGGGTTACGGCGCAGGCCGTGCGGGACGGGCTACGGGCCTTCCGGCCGGACGCGCACCGGATCGCCGAGGTCGCGGTTGTGGACGGGGTTCGGTATGTCGACGACTCGAAGGCCACGAATCCGCACGCCGCGGCGGCCTCGCTGCGGGCTTATGACCGGGTGGTCTGGATCGCCGGCGGGCTGGCCAAGGGGGCGGTATTCGACGACCTCGTGGCTGCCAGTGCTCCGCGGATTCGGGCGGTTGTGCTGATCGGTGCGGACCGGGACGTGATTGCGAAAGCGCTGGAACGGCACGCGCCGGGGCTTCCGGTTGTTGTTGTCGAGGCGACTGACGCGGGTGCGATGGAGATAATTGTCGCTGAGG from Sporichthyaceae bacterium includes:
- the murD gene encoding UDP-N-acetylmuramoyl-L-alanine--D-glutamate ligase; this translates as MSELPELGRDSDWSGVHAVVAGIGVSGFAAADALLGLGARVTVIDGRSGVVEAERAAVLEALGAQVRLGDGDTLPGAADVVVTSPGWRPQSPLFVAAAAGGVPIWGEVELAWRLRPTRGAAAWLAVTGTNGKTTTVRMLTSILTAAGLRAVAAGNVGTPLLEVVMAEPRYDVLAVELSSFQLHWSSSLAMHSAAVLNIAPDHVDWHGDLDAYAAAKGNIYRGVSGACVYNVADPRTEQLVRDASVTEGARAVGFTLGAPGPGQLGVVEDLLVDRAFGGSDRGTAVELATTADVVPLAPHNVENALAAAALARSFGVTAQAVRDGLRAFRPDAHRIAEVAVVDGVRYVDDSKATNPHAAAASLRAYDRVVWIAGGLAKGAVFDDLVAASAPRIRAVVLIGADRDVIAKALERHAPGLPVVVVEATDAGAMEIIVAEAARLATDGDTVLLAPACASMDMFTSYAERGDRFAAAVKKLS
- the mraY gene encoding phospho-N-acetylmuramoyl-pentapeptide-transferase encodes the protein MRGVLVASAVALVFSLLGTPIAIRMLVRRGYGQLIRDDGPTTHQTKRGTPTMGGSVIIIAVLAGYAAAHLVLRNHEPTLSGVLVLYLMTGLGIVGFLDDYIKVSKQRSLGLRAKAKLAGQSVVALSFAGLAIAHKDVKGLSVASTDISFIRDTSFGLGVAGFIVWAYIMIAATSNGVNLTDGLDGLATGASAMVFGAYVFIGIWQSGNSCDSTAAPRRLGLCYSVPNALDLGIIAAALMGACFGFLWWNASPAKIFMGDTGSLALGGALAGLAITTRTELLLLMLGGLFVLITLSVIVQVGFFKMTKRRVFRMAPLQHHFELAGWNEVTIVIRFWIIAGLFVAGGIGVFYAEWLSGT